A stretch of the Chloroflexota bacterium genome encodes the following:
- a CDS encoding GntR family transcriptional regulator: MDTRMQMSRNTPHLPNALYDLQPIEQSYLAERVHAILKDQILRQSLRSGSQIDIDEIAKSLRVSRTPVQEALRQLDNEGLVVIEPRKGTFVKPLTVQDFIEAVDLRENLELFAAKLAIDRATDEEIARLRTLVGEFTPFFAPDGRRTDIAGFSCKNAEFHDHHFQMARNGKLLQAYRTLNIDVIQTRVYFHHEARSALQVNEEHLAIVGAYEHRDLAALSHAILVHCQRGKQAMLDIIEQAGGAL; the protein is encoded by the coding sequence TTGGATACACGGATGCAAATGTCACGCAATACTCCTCATTTGCCAAATGCCTTGTATGACTTGCAGCCCATAGAACAGTCCTATCTGGCTGAAAGGGTGCATGCTATCTTGAAGGATCAAATCCTTAGGCAGTCTCTGCGGAGTGGCAGCCAGATCGATATCGATGAAATAGCTAAGTCCCTGCGTGTGAGCCGCACCCCGGTGCAGGAAGCCCTTCGGCAGCTCGACAACGAAGGTTTAGTTGTCATCGAGCCTCGCAAGGGTACATTTGTGAAGCCGCTTACCGTTCAAGACTTCATCGAGGCTGTCGACCTTCGCGAAAATCTGGAGTTGTTCGCAGCTAAACTAGCCATCGATCGGGCTACCGATGAGGAGATAGCACGCCTTCGCACCCTGGTGGGCGAGTTCACCCCGTTCTTTGCCCCCGACGGCCGCAGGACAGATATTGCAGGGTTCTCTTGTAAGAACGCTGAGTTCCATGACCATCATTTTCAGATGGCCCGAAACGGCAAATTGCTCCAGGCTTATCGGACCCTGAACATCGATGTTATCCAAACGCGAGTCTATTTCCATCATGAGGCTCGCAGCGCGCTACAGGTCAATGAAGAGCATCTGGCCATCGTCGGTGCCTACGAGCACCGCGACCTCGCAGCTTTGAGCCACGCCATCTTGGTGCACTGTCAGCGCGGTAAACAGGCCATGTTGGACATCATTGAGCAGGCCGGAGGCGCTCTGTAA